In one window of Paucibacter aquatile DNA:
- a CDS encoding four helix bundle protein has product MKRAHRDLAAWQEAMNLVAAVYASTECLPKEERYGLVGQMRRAAVSIPSNIAEGAAKGSTRELFRSLNIASGSLAELDTQLDLAERLFDLDVATTRAQLDRVHKLLTALLSSIRAKLNPPET; this is encoded by the coding sequence GTGAAGCGGGCGCATCGGGACTTGGCGGCGTGGCAGGAGGCCATGAATTTGGTCGCCGCCGTGTACGCCTCGACCGAGTGCTTGCCGAAAGAAGAACGCTACGGTTTGGTCGGGCAAATGCGCCGCGCTGCTGTTTCGATTCCTTCCAATATTGCTGAAGGTGCCGCCAAGGGCAGCACACGCGAGTTGTTCCGGTCTTTGAACATCGCCAGCGGATCTCTAGCAGAACTCGATACGCAGCTTGATCTTGCCGAGCGATTGTTTGACTTGGATGTCGCCACAACCCGCGCTCAACTCGACCGTGTTCACAAACTCTTGACTGCGCTCTTATCGTCCATCCGCGCCAAGCTGAACCCACCCGAAACCTGA
- a CDS encoding AMP-binding protein produces the protein MAYTSHQDRFAFEHLPPREQWPELIFELPELQFPERLNCAHELLDAWVERGQGDRLCVQGFGVDGQPLRWSYAQLQAEANRIAHVLVDELGVVPGNRVLLRGANTPAMAACWFAVMKVGAIAVATMPLLRAVELEQIIQKAEIRHALCDERLAEELSLARERCPGLTQALLFHSAAPEGLEARAAAKPAQFSTVDTAAEDCCIIAFTSGTTGQPKGTMHFHRDVMAICRCWPPHLLRPQADDVFIGSPPLAFTFGLGGLLLFPMTVGASTVLLEKASPEALLPAVARYGASVMFTAPTSYRVMAPLLDQHDLSSLRKCVSAGEALPAATRQLWKEATRGRTAAGEGGIELIDGIGATELLHIFISHDEATARPGATGRPVPGYRACVLGEEGQVLPPGQVGRLAVKGPTGCRYLADERQKNYVLNGWNLTGDAYLVDEKGFFVYQARTDDMIISGGYNIAGPEVEAALLLHPAVAECGVVGQADEERGQIVKAVVVLRPGFEAGPELSKTLQDFVKATIAPYKYPRAIEFRERLPRTETGKLQRFRLRQPA, from the coding sequence ATGGCCTACACCTCGCATCAGGACCGCTTTGCGTTTGAGCACCTGCCGCCGCGCGAGCAGTGGCCCGAGCTGATCTTCGAGCTGCCCGAGCTGCAGTTCCCCGAACGCCTGAACTGCGCGCATGAGCTGCTGGACGCCTGGGTCGAGCGCGGCCAGGGCGATCGCCTCTGTGTGCAAGGCTTTGGCGTTGACGGCCAGCCGCTGCGCTGGAGCTATGCGCAGCTGCAGGCCGAGGCCAACCGCATCGCCCATGTGCTGGTCGATGAGCTGGGTGTGGTGCCGGGCAACCGCGTGCTGCTGCGTGGTGCCAACACGCCGGCCATGGCGGCCTGCTGGTTCGCGGTGATGAAGGTGGGGGCCATCGCCGTGGCCACCATGCCCCTGCTGCGCGCGGTGGAGCTGGAACAGATCATCCAGAAAGCCGAGATCCGCCACGCCCTGTGCGACGAGCGCCTGGCCGAGGAGCTGAGCCTGGCGCGCGAGCGCTGCCCGGGTCTGACACAGGCCCTGCTCTTCCACAGCGCGGCGCCTGAAGGCTTGGAGGCGCGCGCCGCGGCCAAGCCGGCGCAGTTCAGCACCGTGGACACCGCCGCTGAGGACTGCTGCATCATCGCCTTCACTTCGGGCACCACCGGGCAGCCCAAAGGCACCATGCATTTCCACCGCGATGTGATGGCCATCTGTCGCTGCTGGCCGCCGCATCTGCTGCGCCCGCAGGCCGACGATGTCTTCATCGGCAGCCCGCCGCTGGCCTTCACCTTTGGCCTGGGCGGCCTGCTGCTGTTCCCGATGACGGTGGGCGCCTCGACCGTGCTGCTGGAAAAAGCCTCGCCCGAGGCCTTGCTGCCGGCCGTGGCCCGCTACGGCGCCAGCGTCATGTTCACCGCGCCCACCTCCTACCGGGTGATGGCCCCGCTGCTGGATCAGCATGATCTGAGCAGCCTGCGCAAATGCGTCAGCGCCGGCGAGGCCTTGCCCGCTGCCACGCGCCAGCTCTGGAAAGAAGCGACCCGCGGCCGCACGGCAGCGGGCGAGGGCGGCATCGAGCTGATCGACGGCATCGGTGCCACCGAGCTGCTGCATATTTTCATTTCGCACGACGAGGCCACGGCCCGGCCCGGTGCCACCGGTCGGCCGGTGCCGGGTTACCGCGCCTGTGTGCTGGGCGAGGAGGGTCAGGTCTTGCCTCCCGGTCAGGTGGGTCGTCTGGCCGTCAAGGGCCCGACCGGCTGCCGCTACCTGGCCGACGAGCGCCAGAAGAACTATGTGCTGAACGGCTGGAACCTGACCGGCGACGCCTACCTCGTCGATGAGAAGGGTTTCTTCGTCTACCAGGCGCGCACCGACGACATGATCATCTCCGGCGGCTACAACATCGCCGGCCCCGAGGTGGAAGCGGCCCTGTTGCTGCATCCGGCCGTGGCCGAGTGCGGGGTGGTGGGGCAGGCCGATGAAGAACGCGGCCAGATCGTCAAGGCCGTGGTGGTGCTGCGGCCCGGCTTCGAGGCCGGGCCCGAGCTGAGCAAGACCTTGCAGGATTTCGTCAAGGCCACCATCGCCCCCTACAAATACCCGCGCGCCATCGAGTTCCGCGAGCGCCTGCCGCGTACTGAGACCGGCAAGCTGCAACGCTTCCGCCTGCGCCAGCCCGCCTAG
- a CDS encoding ABC transporter substrate-binding protein: MKTKRSMMKKLVPAALNSAAMACVLLGASGSALAADKVKVGLLSTLSGPGAGLGVDIRDGFQLGLKHAGGKFGGLPVELITADDQQNPEVAKQTSDRLIKRDKVDFMTGIVFSNLMLAVGPSVFESKTPYISANAGPSQYAGEQCNPYFFNVAWQNDNLHEAVGKTVMDKGFKKLVLLAPNYPAGKDALTGFKRFYKGAVVEEIYTKLGQLDYAAELAQARAAKPDAMYIFLPGGMGINFIKQFVGAGLSKDVTLFGPGFSADEDVIKAVGEPMLGMFNSSHWAHDMDNAANKKFVADFQKDYGRLPSLYASQGYDAALLMNAAVRDVKGKIEDKDALLKAIKAAKFESVRGAFKFNNNQYPIQDYYLRVIGKDAQGRVTNKTLGKIFSNHADAYAASCKMK, encoded by the coding sequence ATGAAGACCAAGCGCTCAATGATGAAGAAGCTCGTGCCCGCCGCCTTGAACTCAGCTGCGATGGCTTGCGTGTTGCTCGGCGCCAGCGGCTCCGCTTTGGCGGCCGACAAGGTCAAGGTCGGCCTGCTCAGCACCTTGTCCGGCCCCGGCGCTGGCCTGGGCGTGGACATCCGCGATGGCTTTCAGCTGGGGCTCAAGCATGCGGGTGGCAAGTTCGGCGGCCTGCCGGTCGAGCTGATCACGGCGGACGACCAGCAGAACCCCGAGGTCGCCAAGCAGACCTCGGACCGCCTGATCAAGCGTGACAAGGTCGACTTCATGACCGGCATCGTGTTTTCCAATCTGATGCTCGCCGTGGGCCCCAGCGTGTTCGAAAGCAAGACGCCTTACATCAGCGCCAATGCCGGCCCCTCGCAATACGCCGGTGAGCAGTGCAACCCCTATTTCTTCAACGTGGCCTGGCAGAACGACAACCTGCACGAGGCCGTGGGCAAGACGGTGATGGACAAGGGCTTCAAGAAGCTGGTGCTGCTGGCGCCGAACTACCCGGCCGGCAAGGATGCGCTGACCGGCTTCAAGCGCTTCTACAAGGGCGCGGTGGTCGAGGAGATCTACACCAAGCTCGGCCAGCTGGACTACGCCGCCGAGCTGGCGCAGGCGCGCGCCGCCAAGCCCGATGCCATGTACATCTTCCTGCCCGGCGGCATGGGCATCAACTTCATCAAGCAGTTTGTCGGCGCCGGCCTGTCCAAGGACGTGACCCTGTTCGGCCCCGGCTTCTCGGCCGACGAGGATGTGATCAAGGCCGTGGGCGAGCCCATGCTGGGCATGTTCAACAGCTCGCACTGGGCGCATGACATGGACAACGCCGCCAACAAGAAGTTCGTGGCGGACTTCCAGAAAGACTACGGCCGCCTGCCTTCGCTCTACGCCAGCCAGGGCTATGACGCGGCCTTGCTGATGAACGCCGCGGTGCGCGATGTGAAGGGCAAGATCGAAGACAAGGACGCGCTGCTCAAGGCCATCAAGGCCGCCAAGTTCGAGTCCGTGCGCGGCGCTTTCAAGTTCAACAACAACCAATACCCGATCCAGGACTACTACCTGCGCGTGATCGGCAAGGACGCCCAGGGCCGCGTCACCAACAAGACCCTGGGCAAGATCTTCAGCAACCATGCGGATGCCTACGCGGCGTCGTGCAAGATGAAGTGA